One segment of Leuconostoc lactis DNA contains the following:
- the atpA gene encoding F0F1 ATP synthase subunit alpha, translated as MAIQAEEISALIKQQLEKFDTTLTVEEVGTVTYIGDGVARATGLANVMAGELLEFANGTFGMAQNLESSEVGIIILGDYDDIREGDTVKRTGRIMEVPVGEQLIGRVVNALGQPIDGMGEIKTDKTRPVEVKAPGVMERKSVSEPLQTGIKAIDALVPIGRGQRELIIGDRKTGKTSLAMDTILNQKDQDMIVIYVAIGQKDSTVRTQVETLRQLGAMDYTIVVNAGPSEPAPMLYLAPYVGAAMGEEFMYNGKNVLIVYDDLSKQATAYRELSLILRRPPGREAYPGDVFYLHSRLLERAAKLSDELGGGSMTALPIIETQAGDVSAYIPTNVISITDGQIFLDAEQFYAGVRPAIDAGTSVSRVGGDAQIKAMKKVAGTLRLDLASFRELESFAQFGSDLDAATQAKLARGRRTVEVLKQPLHQPMPVEQQVLVLYALTHGYLDDVAIADIQRFQDELIAYVSANAADIFKTIVATKDLPDEAVMNSAIEAFKAGFAGSAAE; from the coding sequence ATGGCGATTCAAGCTGAAGAAATTTCTGCTTTAATTAAGCAACAGCTCGAAAAGTTCGACACAACGCTAACTGTAGAAGAAGTGGGAACTGTTACTTATATTGGTGACGGTGTGGCCCGTGCAACTGGCTTGGCTAATGTTATGGCTGGCGAATTGCTCGAATTTGCTAATGGCACGTTCGGTATGGCCCAAAACCTCGAATCAAGTGAAGTCGGGATCATCATTCTTGGTGATTATGACGATATTCGCGAAGGTGATACAGTTAAGCGTACTGGCCGCATTATGGAAGTACCGGTCGGCGAACAATTAATTGGGCGTGTTGTGAACGCGTTGGGACAACCCATTGATGGTATGGGTGAAATCAAGACAGATAAGACACGTCCGGTTGAAGTTAAAGCACCAGGTGTCATGGAACGTAAGTCTGTCTCTGAACCATTACAGACAGGTATTAAAGCAATTGATGCCCTTGTACCAATTGGTCGAGGCCAACGTGAATTGATTATCGGTGACCGTAAGACAGGTAAGACGTCTTTGGCCATGGATACAATTTTGAACCAAAAAGATCAAGACATGATCGTCATTTATGTGGCGATCGGACAAAAAGATTCAACTGTGCGTACACAAGTTGAAACATTGCGTCAACTTGGTGCGATGGATTATACCATTGTCGTGAATGCTGGTCCTTCAGAACCAGCACCAATGCTGTATTTGGCCCCTTATGTTGGCGCAGCAATGGGTGAAGAGTTCATGTATAACGGCAAGAACGTGTTGATTGTGTATGATGATTTATCAAAGCAAGCCACGGCTTATCGTGAACTGTCATTGATTTTGCGTCGTCCACCAGGCCGTGAAGCCTATCCAGGTGATGTCTTCTACTTGCACTCACGTTTGCTAGAACGTGCAGCCAAGTTGTCGGATGAACTGGGCGGTGGTTCAATGACGGCATTGCCAATCATTGAAACACAAGCTGGTGATGTTTCGGCTTATATTCCAACTAACGTGATTTCAATCACGGATGGTCAAATTTTCTTGGATGCTGAACAATTCTATGCTGGTGTACGACCAGCCATTGATGCGGGAACTTCTGTGTCACGTGTTGGTGGTGATGCGCAAATTAAGGCAATGAAGAAGGTTGCCGGCACATTGCGTTTGGACTTGGCATCATTCCGAGAACTTGAAAGCTTTGCGCAGTTTGGTTCTGATTTGGATGCGGCAACACAAGCTAAGTTGGCGCGTGGCCGTCGAACAGTTGAAGTTTTGAAGCAACCATTGCATCAGCCAATGCCGGTTGAACAACAAGTATTGGTGTTGTATGCTTTGACACACGGTTATTTGGATGACGTGGCAATTGCAGATATTCAACGTTTCCAAGATGAATTGATTGCTTATGTCTCAGCTAATGCAGCCGATATCTTTAAGACAATTGTTGCAACAAAGGACTTGCCAGATGAAGCTGTTATGAATTCAGCAATTGAAGCCTTTAAGGCTGGTTTTGCTGGTTCAGCAGCAGAATAA
- the atpH gene encoding ATP synthase F1 subunit delta, translating into MAKNLKDVANQYAKAIFALSSEHQMVDETLADLRAIKAVLADSPEFIQAATSNDVDAQVRDNLLQTLTQGAVEPVQNLVKLLARNQRLNVLTLVVDAFNQYYNEANGIVDVTATTAVALDDARLSKLANVFAAKTGAKQVNLTNVVDTTILGGVILKSQSTLIDGSLQTKIAKMKAQLLG; encoded by the coding sequence ATGGCAAAAAATCTTAAAGATGTCGCTAACCAATACGCTAAAGCAATTTTTGCCTTGTCTAGTGAACATCAGATGGTTGATGAAACGCTAGCAGATCTACGTGCAATTAAGGCCGTGCTTGCAGACAGCCCAGAATTTATTCAGGCAGCAACATCAAATGATGTTGACGCACAGGTCCGTGATAATTTGTTACAGACATTGACACAAGGTGCAGTTGAACCTGTACAAAATTTGGTGAAACTATTAGCACGTAATCAACGTCTCAACGTTTTGACCTTAGTGGTTGATGCGTTTAATCAATATTATAATGAGGCCAACGGGATTGTGGATGTGACAGCGACAACAGCTGTGGCACTGGACGATGCACGTTTATCAAAATTAGCCAATGTTTTTGCCGCCAAAACAGGGGCAAAGCAGGTTAATCTGACAAATGTTGTGGATACAACAATTCTTGGTGGGGTGATTTTGAAGTCACAGTCAACCTTGATTGATGGTAGTCTACAAACAAAAATTGCCAAAATGAAGGCACAATTATTAGGTTAG
- the atpF gene encoding F0F1 ATP synthase subunit B, with the protein MFGLTTLAAHQLPLGNMLFIIISFLVLMVILKKVAYGPLTKVLDERAAKISSDIDGAEKARQEAEKLAAQRQSELADTRQQATKVVADAKASAQKQSEALLAAASERATLINQQAQTDAEKLKEDAISNAKDDVAALSVAIASKLMQKELSLDDQQALIDAYISDLETK; encoded by the coding sequence ATGTTTGGTTTAACAACCTTAGCAGCACATCAATTGCCACTCGGTAATATGCTGTTTATTATCATTTCATTCCTCGTGCTGATGGTTATTTTGAAGAAGGTGGCTTACGGGCCGTTGACTAAAGTACTTGACGAACGTGCTGCTAAAATTTCGTCGGACATTGATGGTGCTGAAAAAGCGCGTCAAGAAGCCGAAAAGTTAGCCGCACAACGGCAAAGTGAATTAGCTGATACGCGCCAACAGGCAACAAAGGTTGTCGCTGACGCAAAAGCTAGCGCACAAAAGCAAAGTGAAGCATTACTTGCTGCTGCTTCTGAACGTGCAACTTTAATTAATCAGCAAGCGCAAACAGATGCTGAGAAGCTCAAGGAAGACGCGATTTCTAACGCAAAAGATGACGTAGCAGCGCTCTCAGTAGCGATTGCTTCAAAGCTGATGCAAAAGGAACTCTCGTTAGATGATCAACAAGCATTAATTGATGCTTACATTTCAGATTTAGAAACTAAATAA
- the atpE gene encoding F0F1 ATP synthase subunit C, giving the protein MDLHNLGVIAAGIAAAGAAIGGGIGNGVLISQFLAGMSRQPELESRLLSRMFLGVALVEVMPILSIVFAFMLMSK; this is encoded by the coding sequence ATGGATTTGCACAATCTTGGTGTAATCGCAGCGGGTATTGCAGCCGCTGGAGCCGCTATTGGTGGTGGTATTGGAAACGGTGTTTTGATTTCACAATTCTTAGCAGGTATGAGTCGTCAACCAGAACTTGAAAGCCGTTTGTTGTCTCGTATGTTCTTGGGTGTTGCGTTGGTCGAAGTTATGCCAATTTTGTCAATCGTCTTCGCCTTCATGTTGATGAGCAAGTAA
- the atpB gene encoding F0F1 ATP synthase subunit A: MDDPTAPFEFLGLTFDWGTIISTLLAMAIVVIVSIVLTRQLSIRPGKRQNLIEYLLDFTNNIVDGQLPQKQARQFGLYAFTLFFFIIVANEMGMLLQLQGANGVTYVKSPTADPIVTMTLAVMTLMVAHGMGVQQLGFKGYLKNMLLTPYAWMLPLNIIEQLANFLTLSLRLFGNIFAGEMLLTLVAKSLAWPGHFNGFWTVLALPIEMVWQGFSLFIGGIQAYVFVILTGVFIAQLSGNE; encoded by the coding sequence ATGGATGACCCTACGGCACCGTTTGAGTTTCTTGGCCTCACGTTTGACTGGGGTACGATAATTTCAACGTTGCTGGCTATGGCAATCGTTGTGATTGTATCAATTGTGCTCACACGACAGTTGTCGATACGACCAGGTAAGCGACAGAATTTGATCGAATACTTACTTGATTTTACGAACAACATCGTGGATGGCCAATTGCCACAGAAACAAGCACGCCAATTTGGTTTGTACGCATTTACGTTGTTTTTCTTCATTATTGTGGCAAACGAAATGGGTATGCTGCTGCAATTGCAGGGTGCAAATGGGGTGACTTATGTTAAGTCCCCGACTGCGGACCCGATCGTGACGATGACGTTAGCCGTGATGACATTGATGGTAGCCCACGGTATGGGTGTCCAACAACTTGGTTTTAAGGGTTACCTTAAAAATATGTTGTTGACCCCTTATGCTTGGATGCTGCCCCTTAATATCATTGAACAATTGGCTAACTTCTTAACGTTATCACTGCGTTTGTTTGGTAACATTTTCGCTGGTGAAATGTTATTGACACTCGTGGCTAAAAGCCTCGCTTGGCCAGGACACTTTAATGGGTTCTGGACAGTGTTGGCATTGCCGATTGAAATGGTCTGGCAAGGCTTTTCACTCTTTATCGGTGGAATACAGGCCTACGTATTTGTAATCTTGACTGGCGTGTTTATCGCCCAGTTGTCAGGTAACGAATAA
- a CDS encoding uracil-xanthine permease family protein: protein MTTKANNAIYDVHDKPPFWTWFGLSLQHLFSMFGATVLVPLLVGLNPGVALFTSGVGTLLHMLITRGNIPAYMGSSFAFIIPMTSLMKTVGYPGVAQGIISVGLVYLVVAGIVTFVGTRWIDRLFPAELVGPIIVVIGLSLAGSAANSATMLNGKYDWKIFVVALITLLGTIAFNMFLKGFLGLLSVLLGIIFGYIVALIFGLVDLSPVAAAHWFQLPDFETFIGKDGFQFYPAAILSMAPLALVTLSEHLGHLMVLSKVTGHDFFKNPGLKRTLAGDGTASIVAGLVGGPAVTSYGENIGVMQLSRVYSVWVIGGAAAFAVVFSFIGKLSALISTIPGAVTGGVGFVLYGVIAAAGLQVIVDNKIDYTQKRNLMIAAPILVIGIGNFHLQLGPQVDFSGVAIATLLGIILNLTLPKVAASEK, encoded by the coding sequence ATGACGACAAAAGCAAATAATGCGATTTATGATGTCCATGATAAGCCGCCTTTTTGGACGTGGTTTGGCCTATCATTGCAACACCTATTTTCAATGTTCGGTGCGACAGTTCTTGTGCCGTTGTTGGTTGGTTTAAATCCTGGGGTGGCGCTATTTACCTCAGGTGTCGGCACGTTGCTCCACATGCTGATTACCCGTGGAAATATCCCAGCTTATATGGGTTCGAGTTTTGCCTTCATTATTCCGATGACGTCATTGATGAAAACGGTTGGGTATCCTGGGGTTGCCCAGGGAATTATCTCTGTCGGCCTTGTCTACCTTGTGGTGGCGGGGATCGTGACCTTTGTTGGGACACGTTGGATTGACCGTTTGTTCCCAGCAGAATTAGTCGGTCCAATCATTGTGGTGATTGGGTTGAGTTTGGCTGGTTCAGCCGCTAATTCAGCTACGATGTTAAATGGGAAATATGATTGGAAGATCTTTGTGGTGGCTTTAATCACATTGCTGGGCACGATTGCCTTTAACATGTTTCTCAAAGGCTTTTTGGGCCTATTATCAGTCCTACTCGGGATTATCTTTGGTTACATTGTCGCTTTGATATTTGGCTTGGTTGATTTATCACCAGTTGCTGCCGCACATTGGTTCCAATTACCAGATTTTGAAACATTTATTGGTAAAGATGGTTTTCAGTTCTATCCTGCTGCTATTTTGAGTATGGCACCGCTTGCTTTGGTCACCTTGTCTGAGCACTTGGGTCATTTGATGGTGTTGTCAAAAGTGACGGGACATGATTTCTTTAAGAATCCTGGTCTTAAGCGGACATTAGCCGGTGATGGTACGGCCTCAATTGTTGCAGGATTAGTTGGTGGACCGGCGGTTACGTCGTATGGTGAAAATATTGGCGTGATGCAGTTGAGTCGTGTTTATTCCGTTTGGGTTATTGGTGGTGCTGCCGCCTTTGCTGTTGTTTTCAGTTTCATTGGTAAGTTATCGGCTTTGATTTCAACAATCCCAGGTGCGGTGACGGGTGGTGTCGGCTTTGTGTTGTATGGTGTCATTGCGGCGGCTGGTTTGCAAGTCATCGTTGATAATAAAATCGATTACACGCAGAAGCGCAATTTGATGATTGCAGCGCCAATCTTAGTGATTGGTATTGGTAATTTCCATTTGCAACTCGGGCCACAAGTTGATTTTTCTGGTGTAGCGATTGCAACATTATTAGGCATTATTTTGAATTTAACGTTGCCAAAAGTGGCGGCAAGTGAAAAGTAA
- a CDS encoding peptide chain release factor 3 → MENFQEQLKNRRTFAIISHPDAGKTTLTEQLLLHGGVIREAGTVKGRGSNKLASSDWMAIEQQRGISVTSSVLQFDYDGKRINILDTPGHEDFSEDTYRTLMAVDSVVMVVDAAKGIEPQTKKLFEIVAQRGIPVFTFFNKIDRDARPALDLLDELESVLGIQAYPMNWPVGSGQILQGIYDLQRDTMVPFKNASSHPEVVDETMDEIELLRDAGNPFDRDAIAHGQLTPVFFGSALVNFGVTEFLRDYLAYAPAPAAVTTVDEQVVAPEDAQFTGFVFKIQANMDPRHRDRIAFVRIVSGEFSRGMDVTLQRNSKKLKLSNVTQFMAEERENVQTAVPGDIIGVYDTGNFQIGDTIYAGKKVVQFPDLPTFTPELFNRVIAKDVMKQKSYHKGIQQLVQEGTIQIYKSWQGSDYIIGAVGQLQFEVFQFRMENEYNVEIQFEPIGSKVARWIAPEQLDEKMSSSRNLLVKDRYDQPVFLFENKFAMNWFHDKYPDVVLEEKM, encoded by the coding sequence ATGGAAAACTTTCAAGAACAATTAAAAAATCGTCGTACTTTTGCGATTATTTCGCACCCCGATGCCGGAAAAACAACGTTGACGGAACAATTATTGCTCCATGGTGGCGTGATTCGTGAAGCGGGAACCGTTAAGGGGCGTGGCTCTAATAAATTAGCCTCATCTGACTGGATGGCCATTGAACAGCAGCGTGGGATTTCAGTGACTTCTTCGGTCTTGCAGTTTGATTATGACGGCAAGCGGATTAATATCTTAGATACACCCGGGCACGAAGACTTCTCTGAAGACACGTACCGGACGTTAATGGCCGTGGATTCGGTTGTCATGGTGGTCGATGCCGCAAAAGGTATCGAGCCGCAAACTAAGAAGCTGTTTGAAATCGTGGCGCAGCGTGGCATTCCCGTCTTTACGTTCTTTAACAAAATTGATCGTGATGCGCGACCAGCCTTGGATTTATTAGATGAATTAGAATCAGTTCTGGGTATTCAAGCTTATCCAATGAATTGGCCGGTGGGTTCAGGGCAGATTTTGCAAGGCATTTATGACTTGCAACGTGACACGATGGTACCGTTTAAAAATGCGTCATCGCATCCAGAAGTGGTGGACGAAACCATGGATGAAATTGAATTGTTGCGTGATGCGGGGAATCCATTTGACCGAGACGCCATTGCTCATGGCCAATTGACGCCAGTTTTCTTTGGTTCAGCCTTGGTTAATTTTGGGGTGACAGAATTCTTGCGTGATTACTTGGCCTATGCGCCAGCACCAGCTGCCGTGACGACGGTTGATGAACAAGTGGTTGCACCAGAAGATGCGCAATTTACTGGTTTTGTCTTTAAAATTCAAGCCAACATGGATCCACGCCATCGCGACCGGATTGCCTTTGTGCGGATTGTGTCCGGCGAATTTAGTCGTGGCATGGATGTGACCTTACAACGCAACAGTAAAAAGTTGAAGTTGTCGAATGTCACGCAATTCATGGCTGAAGAACGTGAAAACGTCCAAACGGCCGTACCTGGTGATATTATTGGTGTTTATGATACGGGGAATTTCCAAATCGGCGATACGATTTATGCGGGTAAAAAGGTGGTCCAATTCCCAGATTTGCCAACCTTTACCCCAGAACTCTTTAACCGTGTGATTGCCAAAGATGTGATGAAACAGAAGTCGTATCACAAAGGCATTCAACAATTGGTCCAAGAAGGGACGATTCAAATCTACAAGTCTTGGCAAGGGAGTGACTACATTATTGGTGCTGTCGGTCAGTTGCAGTTTGAAGTGTTCCAATTCCGTATGGAAAATGAGTACAACGTGGAAATTCAATTTGAACCAATCGGTTCAAAAGTTGCTCGTTGGATTGCGCCTGAACAATTAGATGAAAAGATGTCATCTAGCCGTAACTTGTTGGTGAAGGACCGCTATGATCAACCGGTTTTCTTGTTTGAAAATAAGTTTGCCATGAATTGGTTCCACGACAAGTACCCAGATGTCGTACTCGAAGAGAAAATGTAA
- a CDS encoding carbonic anhydrase family protein: protein MQHLDYSQQDTWRQADDTPFQSPIDINQQQSKPVMASAMTLTFQGQTTYDDRVVGEQFLVNGTLQLDGETWQLERFHFHDGAEHLIDGRRHDAEIHFVFQQGERVLVLAVLADVASDVTATPIQAILNGPVAAQTLVGLLPTDRAYYRYVGSLTTPPLGQNVTWLVLAQPISMSAADAALLHARYPENYRDVQALAGREILSVSGKK, encoded by the coding sequence ATGCAACACCTTGACTACAGTCAGCAAGATACTTGGCGACAAGCTGACGACACACCATTTCAATCACCGATTGATATCAATCAACAGCAGAGTAAGCCGGTGATGGCCTCGGCCATGACCTTAACATTTCAAGGTCAAACCACTTATGATGATCGGGTTGTGGGTGAACAATTCTTAGTGAATGGCACATTGCAATTGGATGGCGAAACTTGGCAATTGGAACGTTTCCATTTTCATGATGGGGCAGAACATTTGATTGATGGTCGGCGGCATGATGCCGAAATTCATTTTGTGTTTCAACAAGGTGAGCGCGTCTTAGTCTTAGCTGTTTTAGCTGATGTCGCAAGTGACGTGACGGCAACTCCTATTCAGGCAATTTTAAACGGGCCGGTCGCCGCACAAACGCTCGTTGGGTTATTACCGACTGACCGCGCGTATTATCGCTATGTGGGCTCTTTAACAACACCACCGTTAGGACAAAATGTGACGTGGCTCGTTTTGGCACAACCCATTAGCATGTCAGCCGCAGATGCTGCTTTGTTACATGCGCGCTATCCTGAAAACTATCGTGATGTACAAGCGTTAGCTGGCCGTGAAATTCTATCTGTGTCAGGTAAAAAATAA
- a CDS encoding NAD(P)H-hydrate epimerase — MQLVTAAEMQKIDNYTVETIGMPQDVLIERAAMAVLDVIGAGHFNLDHILVLAGLGNNGADGVAIARLLYAQGFNVSLQFVGNVARAKDAVHRQLAIIEKYGLVRAEKSDFNQATLIIDAIFGTGLNNILPEGLQKMIKAANHIEKTVIAVDTPTGIDASTGEVRGAALKAHTTVTFGYNKLGLTQKVGGHLSGQVVVKDIGLLTPPDMTFSVPERP, encoded by the coding sequence ATGCAACTTGTAACAGCTGCAGAAATGCAGAAAATTGATAACTATACCGTAGAAACAATTGGGATGCCACAAGACGTACTCATTGAACGTGCCGCAATGGCAGTCCTTGACGTCATTGGCGCTGGCCATTTTAATTTAGATCATATCCTCGTTCTTGCCGGCTTAGGGAATAACGGGGCCGATGGTGTCGCGATTGCCCGCCTGCTTTACGCACAAGGCTTCAACGTTTCCTTACAATTTGTGGGTAACGTCGCACGCGCTAAGGATGCCGTCCATCGGCAACTCGCCATTATCGAAAAATATGGGTTGGTACGGGCCGAAAAAAGTGACTTTAACCAAGCAACTTTGATTATTGATGCTATCTTCGGTACTGGTTTAAATAATATCCTTCCAGAAGGCTTGCAGAAAATGATTAAAGCGGCCAATCACATCGAAAAAACTGTCATTGCAGTTGATACACCAACCGGTATTGATGCGTCAACCGGTGAAGTCCGCGGGGCGGCACTAAAAGCACATACGACCGTCACGTTTGGTTATAACAAGCTTGGCCTCACCCAAAAAGTGGGTGGTCATCTCTCTGGTCAGGTTGTTGTCAAAGACATTGGTCTACTGACACCCCCAGATATGACTTTTTCAGTACCTGAACGGCCATAA
- a CDS encoding undecaprenyl-diphosphate phosphatase — protein MLDFIKSVIIGIVEGMTEFLPVSSTGHIILAESLMKIPGGALWTKSFTAVFDYAIQLGAIFAVIQLYFHKLNPFSAQKTPRERFQTWRLWMKVIVGVLPAVVFGLLLNDFMDAHLLNPWVVSATLIIYGIAFIVIENRQKGIAPRVTDVSKVTYQMALFIGLFQLLSLVPGTSRSGATILGAILLGASRFVAAEFSFFLSIPVMFGVTLLKVGMYLLHGGSFTGGQLGVLFVGFVVSWLVALFAIKFMLRYIQNNDFKAFGWYRIVIGIVFLILGAAGLLHMA, from the coding sequence ATGTTAGACTTTATCAAATCAGTGATCATTGGGATTGTTGAAGGCATGACCGAATTCTTGCCTGTGTCATCAACTGGCCACATTATCTTAGCAGAATCGTTGATGAAAATTCCTGGTGGTGCCCTTTGGACTAAGAGTTTTACGGCAGTTTTCGACTACGCCATTCAGCTTGGCGCGATCTTTGCCGTGATTCAACTTTACTTCCATAAATTGAATCCGTTCTCAGCGCAAAAAACACCACGTGAACGTTTTCAAACTTGGCGTTTGTGGATGAAAGTCATTGTTGGTGTTTTGCCAGCCGTTGTGTTTGGGCTATTGTTGAATGACTTTATGGATGCGCATTTGTTGAATCCATGGGTGGTATCAGCGACATTGATTATTTACGGTATTGCGTTTATCGTGATCGAAAATCGCCAAAAGGGTATTGCCCCACGGGTGACTGATGTTAGCAAGGTCACGTATCAAATGGCATTGTTCATCGGTTTGTTCCAATTACTTTCATTGGTGCCTGGGACGTCACGTTCTGGGGCAACAATCCTTGGCGCAATTTTGCTGGGGGCCTCACGCTTTGTTGCGGCTGAATTCTCATTCTTCTTGTCAATTCCAGTGATGTTTGGGGTGACACTTTTGAAAGTGGGGATGTACTTGCTACACGGCGGCTCATTTACTGGTGGTCAGCTCGGCGTCCTCTTTGTTGGGTTCGTTGTATCATGGCTGGTTGCTTTGTTCGCCATCAAGTTCATGTTGCGCTATATTCAAAATAATGACTTCAAGGCCTTTGGTTGGTACCGAATTGTGATCGGTATCGTCTTCTTGATCTTGGGTGCTGCTGGTTTGCTCCACATGGCCTAA
- the trhA gene encoding PAQR family membrane homeostasis protein TrhA, with product MKQSKTYQITYEVLNAVTHGLGFLLAVGAGIALIFHVLRRPVTGLEITAIAIYVTTVGFFLLASTLFHSLVFTRAAKTLQFFDHAGIYLVILGSYTPYTWLLIKGWVGWTIWSAILVMTIAGFIYDLFFVGRWPWVSVTIYLVMGWLIVLAMPVLWGVLSHTAFWLLLAGGLTYSAGTIFYLVPKIPMGHVYWHVFVLGGAGLMFASIYISL from the coding sequence ATGAAACAATCAAAAACATACCAAATTACGTATGAGGTATTAAACGCTGTCACGCACGGCTTGGGATTTTTGCTAGCTGTTGGGGCAGGTATTGCGTTAATTTTTCATGTTTTGCGGCGCCCGGTAACGGGCCTAGAAATAACAGCCATTGCCATTTATGTGACAACGGTGGGTTTCTTCTTGTTAGCTTCAACGCTCTTTCACTCACTCGTATTTACGCGTGCAGCAAAAACGCTTCAATTCTTTGATCATGCCGGGATTTATTTGGTTATTTTAGGTAGCTATACACCGTATACTTGGCTATTGATTAAGGGCTGGGTTGGTTGGACAATCTGGAGTGCTATTTTGGTCATGACCATTGCCGGCTTTATCTATGATTTATTTTTTGTTGGCCGTTGGCCATGGGTGTCCGTGACGATTTATTTGGTCATGGGTTGGTTGATTGTCTTAGCGATGCCCGTACTTTGGGGCGTTTTGTCACACACAGCCTTTTGGTTATTGCTGGCTGGTGGGCTCACTTATTCAGCAGGGACAATTTTCTATCTCGTACCAAAAATTCCAATGGGTCACGTTTACTGGCACGTGTTTGTGCTAGGTGGCGCTGGGTTAATGTTTGCTAGCATTTATATCAGTTTATAA
- a CDS encoding DegV family protein yields MSKIAIISDSASTIPTTLRNRYHIFQVNDPIIFGDEVYKETVDVQGLGELVKMMKDKKMIASTSQPAPGDWEEALNDAKAAGYDAALIIPISSGLSGAFQTAQAVAAGYDGMADVRVWDSKFAVLGSGMQAVMAADMAEKGRSMDDIWTALTALRETFDVRFAVNDISHLQRTGRLSRGAALVGGLLNIKPILSMDVQGEGKIGAVGKARKMSGALKEIKTALDQYLTQVDYPVRAIVVDGNNQKLGDKWLKDLQSEYPTVAFERGEIGAYIGVHTGDGAMGVLWARDWETLV; encoded by the coding sequence ATGTCTAAAATAGCAATTATTAGTGATTCAGCTTCAACGATACCCACCACTTTACGGAACCGGTATCATATTTTTCAAGTCAATGATCCAATTATTTTTGGGGATGAAGTCTATAAAGAAACAGTTGATGTTCAAGGTCTTGGCGAATTAGTCAAGATGATGAAAGACAAGAAAATGATTGCCTCAACGTCACAACCAGCGCCTGGGGATTGGGAAGAAGCCTTGAATGATGCCAAAGCAGCCGGGTATGATGCGGCTTTGATTATCCCAATTTCTTCTGGTCTATCGGGTGCCTTCCAAACAGCGCAAGCCGTGGCGGCTGGGTATGATGGCATGGCTGATGTTCGGGTATGGGATTCAAAGTTTGCGGTGCTGGGCTCAGGCATGCAAGCTGTGATGGCCGCTGACATGGCTGAGAAAGGTCGGTCAATGGATGACATCTGGACGGCTTTGACAGCTTTACGTGAGACCTTTGATGTCCGTTTTGCGGTCAATGATATTTCACATTTGCAACGGACAGGTCGCTTATCACGTGGGGCGGCGTTAGTTGGTGGTTTGTTAAATATCAAGCCAATTCTATCAATGGACGTCCAAGGTGAAGGTAAGATTGGTGCTGTTGGCAAGGCGCGCAAGATGAGCGGTGCTTTAAAAGAGATCAAAACGGCATTAGATCAGTACCTGACACAAGTAGATTATCCTGTTCGGGCTATTGTGGTTGATGGGAATAATCAAAAGCTAGGAGATAAGTGGTTAAAGGACTTGCAAAGCGAGTACCCAACGGTAGCGTTTGAACGTGGTGAAATTGGGGCTTATATTGGGGTTCATACCGGTGATGGGGCCATGGGTGTTTTATGGGCCCGTGATTGGGAAACATTAGTTTAA
- a CDS encoding fluoride efflux transporter FluC, translating to MTVLIAIFIGSFVGTMLRYLCLTFWPWQTTYLTAVFTVNILGAFFMGIMFATNTLQVWHGAIATGVLGGLTTFSTMMTQSAQRPRRQSVYLFVQVATGLVSFVLGSLLAVILK from the coding sequence ATGACCGTATTAATCGCGATCTTTATTGGTTCTTTTGTCGGGACGATGTTACGTTACTTGTGCTTGACGTTTTGGCCTTGGCAGACGACATATTTAACCGCTGTCTTTACCGTTAACATATTAGGGGCCTTTTTTATGGGCATCATGTTTGCCACTAATACCTTGCAAGTTTGGCATGGGGCGATAGCCACTGGTGTTCTTGGTGGTTTGACCACTTTCAGTACCATGATGACCCAAAGTGCCCAACGGCCACGTCGACAAAGCGTCTATTTGTTCGTACAGGTTGCGACGGGGTTAGTGAGTTTTGTCTTAGGTAGCCTACTGGCTGTCATTTTAAAATAA